In Treponema primitia ZAS-2, a genomic segment contains:
- a CDS encoding type II toxin-antitoxin system Phd/YefM family antitoxin, protein MTAQLKSNIWQLQDAKAKFSEVIKSAAKSPQIITVRGEETAVILSMDKYRGLMGKRPSFIEALMNCPWPDVELELPDRKAEEWRDIEL, encoded by the coding sequence ATGACTGCACAGCTTAAAAGCAATATTTGGCAATTACAGGATGCAAAGGCAAAATTCAGCGAAGTAATCAAATCCGCCGCCAAATCGCCTCAGATTATCACGGTCAGGGGCGAGGAAACGGCGGTTATCCTTTCCATGGACAAGTACCGGGGCCTTATGGGGAAACGGCCAAGCTTCATTGAGGCACTTATGAATTGCCCCTGGCCGGATGTGGAGCTTGAACTACCGGATCGCAAAGCAGAAGAATGGCGGGATATTGAGCTGTGA
- a CDS encoding LL-diaminopimelate aminotransferase, with protein sequence MIKRNPSIANIKAGYLFPEIAKRRREYAAAHPEAKIISLGVGNTTEPLLPHIDQGLVEGAKRLGTAEGYSGYTDEGFEELRKGISEVFYKGAFSPAEVFISDGAKCDIGRLQLLFGPGTPVAVQDPSYPVYVDGSVLIGAAGPWEGTGYKGISYLPCTAENNYFPDLSKLPRDGLFYFCSPNNPTGATANRDQLGELVRAATEKGTVIIFDAAYAAYIRDPALPKSIFEIDGARSCAIEVNSFSKPAGFTGVRLGWTIVPNELKYGGGESVNADWARICGTIFNGASNVAQWGGLAALDPEGLKEIRRLSDFYLENAALIRKAVQTLGFSCVGGDNSPYIWARFPGRDSWDVFAEILEKCQVVTTPGAGFGPAGQSFIRFSAFGHRPDVEEACKRLNKLKG encoded by the coding sequence ATGATAAAAAGAAACCCCAGTATTGCCAATATAAAGGCAGGGTATCTGTTCCCCGAAATTGCCAAGCGTCGGCGGGAATATGCGGCAGCCCATCCGGAAGCTAAAATTATCAGCCTGGGTGTGGGTAATACCACTGAACCTCTATTGCCCCATATCGATCAGGGACTTGTTGAAGGCGCCAAACGCTTAGGCACGGCGGAGGGCTATTCGGGGTACACCGACGAGGGCTTCGAAGAACTGCGGAAGGGTATCTCGGAAGTTTTCTACAAAGGTGCTTTCAGTCCCGCTGAGGTCTTTATCTCTGACGGGGCCAAGTGCGACATAGGGCGCTTACAATTACTGTTCGGTCCGGGAACCCCGGTGGCGGTCCAGGACCCGTCCTACCCGGTCTACGTGGATGGCTCGGTGCTTATCGGCGCCGCAGGCCCCTGGGAGGGAACGGGCTACAAGGGTATCAGCTACCTTCCCTGTACTGCAGAGAATAACTACTTCCCGGATCTTTCAAAACTCCCCAGGGATGGGCTGTTTTATTTCTGTTCCCCCAATAACCCTACGGGAGCCACCGCCAACCGGGATCAGCTTGGAGAACTTGTAAGGGCCGCCACAGAAAAGGGAACGGTCATCATTTTTGACGCCGCCTATGCCGCATACATCAGGGACCCGGCGCTGCCCAAGTCCATCTTTGAGATTGACGGCGCCCGATCCTGCGCCATTGAGGTCAACTCCTTCTCCAAACCTGCGGGCTTTACCGGGGTGCGCCTGGGCTGGACTATAGTCCCAAATGAGCTCAAGTATGGCGGCGGGGAAAGCGTCAACGCCGACTGGGCCCGTATCTGCGGCACCATCTTTAACGGCGCCTCCAATGTCGCCCAATGGGGTGGCCTTGCTGCCCTTGATCCTGAGGGGCTTAAGGAAATTCGCCGGCTCAGCGATTTCTACCTGGAAAACGCCGCCCTCATACGCAAGGCCGTCCAAACTCTGGGCTTCAGCTGCGTGGGGGGGGACAATTCACCCTACATCTGGGCGCGGTTCCCGGGCAGGGACAGTTGGGATGTTTTCGCGGAAATACTGGAAAAGTGCCAGGTGGTCACCACCCCCGGCGCAGGCTTCGGGCCTGCAGGGCAGTCCTTCATACGGTTCTCCGCCTTTGGGCACCGCCCTGATGTGGAAGAGGCCTGTAAGCGGCTCAATAAGTTAAAGGGATAA